A region from the Lolium perenne isolate Kyuss_39 chromosome 4, Kyuss_2.0, whole genome shotgun sequence genome encodes:
- the LOC127297400 gene encoding uncharacterized protein: MVAAAITMASSPSEIALHAAYQGDLSLLKKMAMEVDLQGVKDTEGRNTLHLAASKGCLQSCIFLLETCAVDVNSLSKSGETPIYYAALNGDIQLVKYLLDHGGDPAMPNEKGCTPLHAAAQEGHCEAIKLLLSRGLPVDTVDQQDGTPLHAALGKDKAEAVKVLLEHGADPNKKQLLFTPLARAVDERSLKCMELLIEAGADLNAHCSFGPTALTHAIFHDSLDCLKLLIEAGADPNIPDRHGNIPFEIAAFGGHRDLVEVLFYGTKPDPEVPDWSVDGIMKAFNQNAASVDERIAAWKSQGKEAYAKEDYRTAISFFGKVLDIHPTDAAMYANQSICWLRMRHGDKALEVARKCRKMQPRWPKAWYREGVALSFMKDYEGAADAFREALQLDPNNEEIKEELRKAEKAVEDPQRVGKISKG; encoded by the exons ATggtcgccgccgccatcaccATGGCTTCCTCCCCCTCGGAGATCGCCCTCCACGCCGCTTACCAGGGAGACCTCTCCCTCCTCAAGA AAATGGCGATGGAGGTTGACCTGCAGGGAGTTAAGGACACCGAGGGGAGAAACACGCTTCATTTGGCAGCAAGCAAGGGCTGCCTCCAGAGCTGCATCTTCCTCCTGGAGACATGTGCAGTTGATGTCAATTCCCTCTCCAAATCAG GTGAGACGCCGATATACTATGCCGCACTCAATGGGGACATCCAGCTTGTGAAGTATCTTCTCGATCACGGTGGCGATCCTGCCATGCCGAATGAGAAGGGCTGCACGCCGCTGCATGCTGCAGCACAGGAAG GTCACTGCGAGGCTATAAAGCTATTGCTGTCCCGAGGACTTCCCGTGGACACTGTTGATCAGCAGGATGGTACCCCATTACACGCGGCGCTTGGAAAGGACAAAGCTGAGGCTGTGAAGGTTCTGCTGGAGCATGGTGCTGAT CCAAACAAAAAGCAACTCTTGTTTACACCACTGGCGAGGGCTGTCGATGAGAGGTCCTTGAAATGCATGGAGCTACTGATTGAG GCTGGTGCAGATCTGAATGCTCACTGTAGCTTTGGACCGACTGCTTTAACGCATGCTATTTTTCATGACTCCCTGGATTGTCTTAAGTTGCTCATAGAAGCGGGAGCCGATCCTAATATTCCTGACAGG CATGGTAATATTCCATTTGAGATCGCAGCATTTGGTGGGCATCGGGACCTTGTTGAAGTTCTATTTTATGGGACAAAACCAGATCCCGAAGTGCCAGATTGGAGTGTTGATGGGATAATGAAGGCCTTCAATCAG AATGCAGCTTCTGTGGACGAAAGAATTGCTGCTTGGAAGTCACAAGGAAAGGAAGCATATGCAAAGGAGGACTACCGTACAGCGATATCCTTCTTTGGCAAG GTACTTGACATACACCCTACAGATGCCGCCATGTATGCCAACCAGAGCATCTGCTGGCTGCGTATGAGACATGGGGATAAAGCTCTGGAAGTTGCGCGCAAGTGCAGAAAGATGCAGCCCCGCTGGCCCAAGGCCTGGTATCGTGAAGGCGTGGCCCTCAGCTTCATGAAG GACTACGAGGGCGCCGCTGATGCATTCCGGGAGGCGCTGCAGCTCGACCCTAACAATGAAGAGATTAAGGAAGAACTGAG GAAAGCCGAGAAGGCCGTGGAGGATCCCCAGCGTGTGGGTAAGATAAGCAAGGGCTGA